TGACAAATTATTATTAGTGAGATATTTATAGTTTAATTTAAAAGGAGGGGGTGATAATCTTGTCAAAATACACAGCCTTTAAATACCTATTCTTTATTTCTTCTTTTTTGGTATTTCTGGCATCTTTTCCTATTGTTCCCTTAAATAGTAATTTAAGTCCTATTTTAATAAAATGTTTTAACTGCCTTGATGATAAGTTAGTTATAAAATTTAATAGATTAAATAATAAATTACTTCTTTATGCCGCTATTAATAAAATATTAGTGACCGCTACTGCTTATAGCGCTAGTAAATCTGAATGCGATGATACTCCGTTTATTACTGCCAGTGGTAAAAATGTTCGTTCTAACATTATTGCTGTTAGTCGTGATCTTTATAAAAGCTTACCTTTTGGGAGTAAAGTAAAAATAAATAATAAAATTTATATTGTTGATGATTTAATGAATAAACGTTGGAAGAAAAGAATTGATTTTTTTATGTGGTCAAAAAGTCAAGCTAAAACTTATGGTAATCGTAAGGTCATAATGCAGGTTATGGAAGTTAAAAAGAAGATTTAAGATAACTTAATATAACTTCTGATAATATATATTATGTAAACTAAAAGTTATTTTTTATATTTATTGAGCTATTTCTCTTTCAAGATGGTGTTTTATTAAAGCAACTTCACTTACTATTGGTAAATTGCTTTCAAATAAAGATTTTTCATTTTCTTCATATAAAATAATATCTTGGTCATATGACATTAAACCAAGAATTACCGGGTAGTTAATAAAATTAGAATAAATCATCTTCTTTTGGGTATCATTTAAAATCTTATTTCCCACGATGAAGATCTTATTAATTCCTAAATCCTTAGATAGGCCAATGATACTTTTAGCTGTTTGCAGGCTATGTTTTCCAGGCTCTACTACAATAATAATCGCATCAACAAAATAAGCAGTACCTCTACTTAAATGTTCAATACCTGCTTCCATATCCATAATGATATGGTTTTTTTGCTCAATTAATAGATGAGAAAAGAAGTTTTTTAGAAAATTATTTTCTGGACAGTAACAGCCGCTACCACCTTTTTTTACTTCTCCCATCACCACTAATCTTAAATTTTCAAAGCATTGATAAGAATACTTTTCCAACAAATCGTCAACCTTTGGATTTAGCTTAAAAAAACTTTTTTCTATATTAATCTCCATTCGTTCTTTAATGAGATTTTTTAATTGAGAAATAGGTTTAATCTTACTTGATATCTCGGTTGGACATCCTAAAGCCGAAGCTAAGTTAGAATCGGGATCTGCATCAATAGCCAGTACTCTATCTTCTTGAGCAGCAAACATTCTACATAAAAGTCCAGCAAAGGTTGACTTCCCTACTCCACCTTTGCCAGTAATAGCAATCTTCAAATGAACCTCCTTTAATCCTTTTTTAACAGGCTTGGACCTAATTGTTGTATTCTTTCGGTCATTTCTCTGGCCACCTCAGCAAACTTAGGCCCCATCGAGGCGCTCATATTAAACATCTCCAATCTATTGCCACCAATTCCAATCTCATCTAATAAATTTTTAGCTCGGGCTACCCGACGTTTTGCTTTGATATTGCCATCGATAAAGTGACAATTACCTTCAAGGCACCCGGCGACATACACCCCATCTGCTCCATCCTCAAACGCCTTAAGCAAATAGATAATATCCACCTTGCCGGTGCAGGGCAGTTTAACTATCTTCACATTTGCGGGATAGTCAAGCCTCATCGAACCAGCTAAATCTGCTGCCCCATAGGCACAATAATGACAACAAAAAGCTACAATTTGTGGTTCAAATTGCTCATTCATATCACTACCTCCATTTCAAACATAGCATCTACTTCCGATTCTTTTTAATCTCAGGGATGTAAATTTAGATTGTCAACAATTAAGTATATCTTTTTATCTTAAAAATATCAACAGTTTATCAATCTTCGGCATAATTCTCATTATAAGATTTTACAAGACAGATTCTATTCCAGTGTCAAAAATGAGATACTTATCACTCCAATCAGGTAAGGAATAAATAAACAAGTAAGCGATTTAAATCCCCCTTAATCCCCCTTTATCAAAGGGGGATTAAGGGGGATTCCATGTTGTTTGAGAATATGTTTATAAGCGGAAATCAAAAATCCAGCCGTTCCGCAAGTAGGATCACAAATCGTTTCGTCTTTCTTCGGGTCAACTGCCGCCACAATAAAATCAATAATGTGGCGCGGAGTGCACTTAACCCACTGTTTAAGATTGTTACTTTGCCTAACCATTATTAGCGGGTCATAATGAGAATTGCTGAATCTTCGGCTAAAGCACAACAAAATCAGGCTTATTACCAAGCCTTGCTCTTGCATCGTGATCTATGCGGCTAACCTTGATTTGCTCAAAAATCCCCTTGCTCTTTCATCATCCTTTTGCGGCACTCTCACCGGCAACATACCCGCTTGAGAATGCCGATTGAAGATTATAGCCGCCTGTTCCGCCATCAATATCAATCACTTCACCGCAAAAATAAAGTCCTTTTATCTTCTTTGATTCCATTGTCTTGGGATTAATTTCATTAAGGGCTACTCCCCCCCTGGTTATGATTGCCTCTTCAATGGATCTTGGACCTTTGACCTGCATTTTAAAATCAGAAAGCAGCTCAATTAACCTCTGTCTCTCTCCTTTATCTATCTCGCCACACTTCTTGTCGTCTGCTATTCTCAAAAGCTTTATAAATACTGGTATTGCTTTATTTGGGAGCAAGTGCTTTAGGATGTTCTTAAATTTCATCTTACCATATTCGGTCAGTTCTCGTAGGACTCTTTTCTCAAGTATCTCTTTGGTCAAGGCTGGTTTAAAATTTATTGATAGAGTAACCTTTCCTAATTTAAGCCTTTGGACAATATTATGGCTTAGGGTAAGAATGATTGGACCGGAAAGACCGAAATGGGTGAATAACATCTCCCCAAACATCTTGACAAACTCTTTACCATTTAAGAATCCAGAGACTTCAACATTCTTCAGACTCAAACCCGCCAGCTCCTTGACATAAGATTCTTCTATTTCAAGCGGGACAAGACCCGGAGTAAGAGGAATAATTTTATGTCCCAATTCTTCGGCAAGTTTGTATCCATTGCCCGTTGAGCCTGTCCGCGGATACGACATTCCGCCAGTGGCAATAATCACTGCCTCACACCCAACAATCTCATCTTTTCCCTTCACACCCA
This bacterium DNA region includes the following protein-coding sequences:
- a CDS encoding hydrogenase iron-sulfur subunit, with amino-acid sequence MNEQFEPQIVAFCCHYCAYGAADLAGSMRLDYPANVKIVKLPCTGKVDIIYLLKAFEDGADGVYVAGCLEGNCHFIDGNIKAKRRVARAKNLLDEIGIGGNRLEMFNMSASMGPKFAEVAREMTERIQQLGPSLLKKD
- a CDS encoding AAA family ATPase yields the protein MKIAITGKGGVGKSTFAGLLCRMFAAQEDRVLAIDADPDSNLASALGCPTEISSKIKPISQLKNLIKERMEINIEKSFFKLNPKVDDLLEKYSYQCFENLRLVVMGEVKKGGSGCYCPENNFLKNFFSHLLIEQKNHIIMDMEAGIEHLSRGTAYFVDAIIIVVEPGKHSLQTAKSIIGLSKDLGINKIFIVGNKILNDTQKKMIYSNFINYPVILGLMSYDQDIILYEENEKSLFESNLPIVSEVALIKHHLEREIAQ
- a CDS encoding N-6 DNA methylase, coding for MQEQGLVISLILLCFSRRFSNSHYDPLIMVRQSNNLKQWVKCTPRHIIDFIVAAVDPKKDETICDPTCGTAGFLISAYKHILKQHGIPLNPPLIKGD
- a CDS encoding 3D domain-containing protein; this translates as MSKYTAFKYLFFISSFLVFLASFPIVPLNSNLSPILIKCFNCLDDKLVIKFNRLNNKLLLYAAINKILVTATAYSASKSECDDTPFITASGKNVRSNIIAVSRDLYKSLPFGSKVKINNKIYIVDDLMNKRWKKRIDFFMWSKSQAKTYGNRKVIMQVMEVKKKI
- a CDS encoding NAD(P)/FAD-dependent oxidoreductase; translation: MRRIIVVGGGASGMMAAGRAAECGSQVTLLEKTPSLGNKLKITGKGRCNITNMAELDEFIQNYGRNGRFLYGCFARFFNHDLIEFFESRGVATVVERGKRVFPKSNEAGDVVKCLINYLKNNQVSIKTNFRVSKVMLDGNKVVGVKGKDEIVGCEAVIIATGGMSYPRTGSTGNGYKLAEELGHKIIPLTPGLVPLEIEESYVKELAGLSLKNVEVSGFLNGKEFVKMFGEMLFTHFGLSGPIILTLSHNIVQRLKLGKVTLSINFKPALTKEILEKRVLRELTEYGKMKFKNILKHLLPNKAIPVFIKLLRIADDKKCGEIDKGERQRLIELLSDFKMQVKGPRSIEEAIITRGGVALNEINPKTMESKKIKGLYFCGEVIDIDGGTGGYNLQSAFSSGYVAGESAAKG